Proteins found in one Passer domesticus isolate bPasDom1 chromosome 16, bPasDom1.hap1, whole genome shotgun sequence genomic segment:
- the KCNK15 gene encoding potassium channel subfamily K member 15, with protein MKRQNLRTAALILCIFSYLLVGAAVFDALESEAESGRKRLLEQKRGELRRKYRFSADDYRELERLVLQAEPHRAGRQWKFAGSFYFAITVITTIGYGHAAPGTDAGKVFCMFYAILGIPLTLVMFQSLGERMNTVVRLLLKKIKKCLGMRTTHVSMENMVLVGFLSCMGTLCIGAAAFSYFEGWTFFHAYYYCFITLTTIGFGDFVALQKNEALQKKPPYVAFSFMYILVGLTVIGAFLNLVVLRFLTMNSEDERRDAEERASLRRARNNIHLKPKEDSRSSNAIFLPVEDRTSQMNLIPLVQEDAERQRRQSAVSAAEVPSFCTCLCYRPQVCGSPAPSHPETLSCHTNPVYYNSISYKIDEVSLSTRGQTGSSPGSTLSSSSPRCRQHPRLRRKSI; from the exons ATGAAGCGGCAGAACCTGCGCACGGCCGCGCTCATCCTCTGCATCTTCTCCTACCTGCTGGTGGGCGCCGCGGTCTTCGATGCGCTGGAGTCGGAGGCGGAGAGCGGCCGCAAGcggctgctggagcagaagcGCGGGGAGCTGCGGAGGAAGTACCGCTTCTCCGCCGACGATTACCGGGAGCTGGAGCGCCTGGTGCTGCAGGCCGAGCCGCACCGCGCCGGTCGCCAGTGGAAGTTCGCCGGCTCCTTCTACTTCGCCATCACGGTCATCACCACCATCG GTTATGGTCacgctgctcctggcacagacgCTGGCAAAGTCTTCTGCATGTTCTACGCCATCCTGGGCATCCCCCTGACGCTGGTCATGTTCCAGAGCCTGGGGGAGCGCATGAACACCGTCGTGAGGCTCCTGCTCAAGAAGATCAAGAAGTGTCTGGGCATGAGGACAACCCATGTCTCCATGGAGAACATGGTCCTGGTGGGCTTTCTGTCCTGCATGGGCACCCTGTGCATCGGCGCCGCAGCCTTCTCTTATTTTGAGGGCTGGACTTTCTTCCATGCCTATTACTACTGCTTCATAACCTTGACCACTATTGGCTTTGGAGACTTTGTGGCTCTGCAGAAGAACGAGGCTTTGCAGAAGAAGCCCCCGTACGTGGCTTTCAGCTTCATGTACATCCTGGTGGGCCTGACCGTCATCGGCGCCTTCCTCAACCTGGTGGTGCTGCGGTTCCTGACCATGAACTCGGAGGACGAGCGGCGCGACGCCGAAGAGCGAGCCTCGCTGAGGAGAGCCCGCAACAACATCCACCTCAAGCCCAAAGAGGACAGCCGCAGCAGCAATGCCATTTTTCTCCCTGTGGAGGACAGGACGAGCCAGATGAACCTGATCCCGCTGGTGCAGGAGGACGCGGAGAGGCAGCGGCGCCAGTCGGCCGTCTCGGCGGCCGAGGTGCCCTCCTTCTGCACGTGCCTGTGCTACAGACCCCAGGTGTGTGGCAGCCCGGCGCCCTCCCACCCCGAGACCCTGAGCTGCCACACCAACCCCGTGTATTACAACTCCATTTCCTACAAAATCGACGAGGTGTCCCTGAGCACGCGGGGTCAGACCGGCTCTTCCCCGGGGAGCACTTTGTCTTCCAGCAGCCCTCGCTGCCGGCAGCACCCCCGGCTGCGGAGGAAATCCATCTAG